In Elephas maximus indicus isolate mEleMax1 chromosome 7, mEleMax1 primary haplotype, whole genome shotgun sequence, the following proteins share a genomic window:
- the LOC126078879 gene encoding LOW QUALITY PROTEIN: lysine-specific demethylase 4D-like (The sequence of the model RefSeq protein was modified relative to this genomic sequence to represent the inferred CDS: inserted 2 bases in 1 codon), protein MCCSNPSCSTLTFCPTMEEFKDFNKCVAYMESQGAHRAGLAKISPPKEWKARQTYDDISDIQIATPLQQVVSGRAGVFTQYHKKKKAMTVGEYHHLADSDKYRTPPHLDFEDLERKYWKNRLYDSPIYGANISGSLFDENSEHGNLRNLGTIQDLLERECGVVIEGVNTPYLYFGMWKTTFAWHTEDMDLYSINYLHFGEPKTWYAVPPEHGRRLERLARELFPGSARGCEAFLRHKVALISPTVLRENGIPFSRITQEAGEFMVTFPYGYHAGFNHGFNCAEAINFATLRWVDYGKVASQCSCGEARVVFSTDAFVRILQPERYKRWKRXRDRVVVEHRKPMEPAGQERTAWREARAPKRVAPGMQHPRPARPCAFLVLWPPAVAPASVLLCPAPWLLCMQLCCAA, encoded by the exons AACCCAAGTTGTTCTACCCTGACCTTCTGCCCAACCATGGAAGAATTTAAAGATTTCAACAAATGCGTTGCTTACATGGAATCCCAAGGCGCACACCGAGCAGGCCTGGCTAAGATAAGTCCACCGAAGGAATGGAAAGCCAGACAGACCTATGATGACATCAGTGACATCCAAATAGCCACTCCTCTGCAGCAGGTGGTCTCTGGGCGGGCAGGTGTGTTTACTCAATAccataaaaagaagaaagccatGACCGTGGGGGAGTATCACCACTTGGCTGACAGTGACAAATACCGCACTCCACCACACCTGGATTTTGAAGACTTGGAGCGAAAGTACTGGAAGAACCGCCTGTACGATTCTCCGATTTATGGCGCCAACATCAGCGGCTCCTTGTTTGATGAAAACAGTGAACATGGGAACCTCAGAAACCTGGGAACAATTCAGGACCTGCTGGAACGGGAGTGCGGGGTCGTCATCGAAGGCGTCAACACGCCCTACCTGTACTTCGGCATGTGGAAGACCACCTTCGCTTGGCACACGGAGGACATGGACCTGTACAGCATCAACTACCTGCACTTCGGGGAGCCCAAAACGTGGTACGCGGTGCCCCCGGAGCACGGCCGACGCCTGGAACGCCTGGCCAGGGAGCTTTTCCCGGGCAGTGCGCGGGGCTGTGAGGCCTTCCTGCGGCACAAGGTGGCTCTCATCTCGCCCACCGTGCTCAGGGAGAATGGCATTCCCTTCAGTCGCATCACCCAGGAGGCTGGCGAGTTCATGGTGACGTTCCCCTATGGCTACCACGCTGGCTTCAATCACGGCTTCAACTGTGCCGAAGCCATCAACTTTGCCACCCTGCGCTGGGTTGATTATGGCAAAGTGGCGTCTCAGTGCAGCTGTGGGGAGGCCAGGGTCGTGTTTTCCACGGACGCCTTCGTGCGCATTCTGCAACCCGAGCGCTACAAGCGCTGGAAACG GCGAGACCGGGTGGTCGTGGAGcacaggaagcccatggagccaGCCGGCCAGGAACGGACCGCCTGGAGGGAGGCCCGGGCACCCAAGAGAGTTGCACCGGGCATGCAGCACCCCCGCCCCGCCAGGCCCTGTGCCTTTCTAGTCCTCTGGCCTCCAGCGGTGGCTCCCGCCTCAGTGCTCCTGTGTCCTGCTCCCTGGCTCCTCTGCATGCAGCTCTGCTGTGCAGCCTGA